Within the Candidatus Izemoplasma sp. genome, the region TTTATGATGTCGGTGAACGACCTAGAGGATCTTTAAGTGGCGCTGGAACATGTGCAACTTGGAATGCTGACAGCATTGAAGTTTTTATTGAAGGAGAAAGAGACGGAATACCAATTGAAGGGTGGAGTGGACCATACATGAACGATTGGGATGATGAGACTCCACTTGGTGGTTGTTATGTCTACCGCAATTATGAAGTGGGTAGTCAAAACTGGGCCAGAAGTAATTGGTACCGCTTCATAGATGATGTACAGTTGGATAATATTGCCCCTACTAACAAAGATATTGAACTTATTATGATCCGATTTTATCCTTTAAATGACCAAGCAACTATTGACAAAGCACTAGAGGTTGCTGAACAGTTGTTGGGTAAAGTTCCGGAAGAACAATTGTTTTATGTGGATGGACAGGCTGTCATAGGATATTATATTTTGCCTCAAACAGATTAAAACGTTTTGTTAAAAAAATGGTTAGAGTGAAATCTAACTATTTTTTAATTCTAATATTCTATATATATTTAAAGAAACATATCAAATAAAGCATGTCTAGATAAGGTAATTTTCTAGACACACAGTGCTTCAATATTTCTATGGTGTTCTTAGGGCAGAGTCTTCTATCATCATAGGTTTAAATCTATAGTTGAGTTGATTAAAGGCTTTAAAATTACATAAAATATTACAACAATGGGAGAATTAAACAAAACTAAAAAGAATGACTCCTTTTGAATTCAGAAATCATTCCTTGTGTTTAATTAATTATTAGGACAAAGTCCAACTTTTAATATTCAGTACAAAATCATCATTTTTGTTATCTTTGTCTATAATTATCACTCAGTAAAGCTTGTTTTGTTTCTCCGCATCATTTTCTTTGTGTTGCCCAACGGATAGTCCAACAGCAACACCAACAGCTAATGTAATAGCAATAAAGGCAGGATTGATAAACATAAAGACAGCGCCAAATGCTAACGATATCCCAATCCCCATCGACATATACTCACTAACGAGTTCACCTTTTTCTATGTAGCCATATTTGTCTCTTACAGTTTGTTTTAGTTCTTTAATTGTTTTTAAAAAGTGTTTCATTACTGATCTATTACCCTCTTTAACATCTTTTAACGTATCTTTTGCATGGTTAAGTAAAGCCTCTACTTGTTCATCCTCAGTATCACCAAGCTTATTATGAATCTTTACTAAACGAAGAGGTTTCAAGCGTTTTTGTAAATGCGCTGATAAGTCATCATTGAGTGCCTCAATCGTTTGATTGTATGT harbors:
- a CDS encoding prepilin-type N-terminal cleavage/methylation domain-containing protein, yielding MSKQKGVTLIELLIVIVVLGIIASFSIPASAQLIRNVKVGKIFNELVVIETGARYYFYDVGERPRGSLSGAGTCATWNADSIEVFIEGERDGIPIEGWSGPYMNDWDDETPLGGCYVYRNYEVGSQNWARSNWYRFIDDVQLDNIAPTNKDIELIMIRFYPLNDQATIDKALEVAEQLLGKVPEEQLFYVDGQAVIGYYILPQTD